In one Legionella clemsonensis genomic region, the following are encoded:
- a CDS encoding 3'-5' exonuclease has translation MGQYCNYPDYRVLKRIPNHYKRESYQDSKLFIATIIDLETMGMDAKSHEIIEIGLLSFSFSTDDGIIEVIDTYNELNDPHKLSPEEITKITGITNEDVKGKVIDWDKVHGMLKQSHLIICHNSRFDRNFLELQTPEPVGKLVEKRPFGCTLQDIDWRSRGYESSKLEYLNFKLGFFYEGHRAIVDCWATLNLLLQEGGAFEELKSNVKTKETLLCAENAAFDKKDLLKLRNYRWSDGTGSLPKCWWSIIPNDQLSHEKAWLDEQIYCRTGASDSLRQMEITAFKRYSFRTEQV, from the coding sequence ATTGGACAGTATTGTAATTATCCTGATTATAGGGTTCTTAAGCGAATCCCTAACCACTATAAACGGGAGTCTTATCAAGACTCAAAACTATTTATTGCAACGATTATCGATCTAGAAACCATGGGCATGGATGCCAAAAGCCATGAAATCATCGAAATTGGCCTTTTGTCGTTTTCCTTTTCCACGGACGATGGGATTATTGAGGTTATTGATACCTATAATGAGCTAAACGACCCACACAAATTAAGTCCTGAAGAAATTACAAAAATAACTGGCATTACCAATGAGGATGTCAAAGGCAAGGTGATTGATTGGGACAAGGTGCATGGCATGTTAAAACAGTCCCATCTCATCATTTGCCATAACAGTCGATTTGATAGGAATTTTTTAGAACTACAAACCCCTGAACCTGTTGGCAAGCTAGTTGAGAAAAGGCCATTTGGCTGTACGCTTCAGGATATAGATTGGCGGAGTCGAGGCTATGAAAGCAGCAAGTTAGAATACCTTAATTTTAAATTAGGCTTTTTCTATGAAGGGCACAGGGCTATTGTTGATTGTTGGGCAACCTTAAATCTTCTGTTACAGGAAGGAGGTGCTTTTGAAGAATTAAAAAGCAATGTTAAAACAAAGGAAACCTTATTGTGCGCTGAAAATGCAGCTTTTGATAAAAAGGATTTATTAAAATTAAGGAATTATCGCTGGTCGGATGGAACGGGTTCGTTGCCAAAATGTTGGTGGTCCATTATTCCCAATGACCAACTTTCACATGAAAAGGCTTGGCTCGATGAACAAATCTATTGTCGCACAGGTGCTTCAGACTCTTTACGGCAAATGGAAATTACCGCGTTTAAAAGGTATTCATTTCGAACAGAGCAAGTTTGA
- a CDS encoding ankyrin repeat domain-containing protein, whose translation MSDLFYWREVFGEASLLSTFEREIKQLLEGDYKSLKLEKLHGISGVSIYSIRVNRETRLLFAPYNERLYLLDPVYKHEYAKNRYLRNPSLLKTLFSKLDTSIDIPLEKLTLEACSPAENEALEKQLSSSKEKSRLIALDYYKENFIRLSTPQEQALQAKLPALVYGPAGSGKTCVAFLALADYLKRMNQQESRPILYVSRSALLVAQMKAQWESNAEEKRRDSVVFLTYEELFKKHCAEKGKPLADISLFNDWLTKTLKQAQFKTLAGSLTAEEIWREFRIRSGYTPEDYIQLGTRQSSVNEEQRQLICQLYTTFLAAYLTSELTPIATAKSYPMVLVDEAQDLSFAQLYSLYQLADENNIAYFLGDHQILFDGKSRLPFLRQLFHKAQQPFSEYQLAASYRCSRLVVKVTNALIQLKYQATGGAADKVELGQITSAKEDNDRGELLWLDTNSEELKALQQEALSNARFAVVAFPEFIKEARETFKTPLVFTPEQIKGLEYDTILFWRPLDGKDSAAACAKLKEKKGTVNTTSHLPKAGEGDDSCLPYFNGFITGVTRAERRVVFAQNKTHRNEPLYHALNPAFINENQQATPPQNTPIPQSTTQDWENEARKLVLQGNETQACNIFQNKLGRTQEEFRAFQKTTMPFLNLKPAEVIEKKPVFKEQAKAPKKKEERKISKAQPPKTTSTTLPYSPLIAKPTDASEKARQELMADFSEKRLSIVLSIFPIETLLLQTSATNEIPLLYFILSDMNHAKLFIKVIVNTYAILKKLTPPVRRLIIGICTQPHMVLSKELRGLFNKLNTVLEKLVPQMKTIAETPSLAHVAVLADSIDHLVLLYQLGADFNIAHGEGQTPLSMAVHCERDEAMINLLLKYGADPNKLADGETSLHSATMSGSYETVKMLLKYKADPNKINAKGHAALHLALAANRIKIAEELLENGADPNQKATNGLTPAFVATNQGCIEIIKKLHQKGANLNETVKNANCAYLAILKGHLEMIKILHSLGVALDYKLVDASTPAHFAVSKGNIEVIQWLLNHINFRIPWTVSKDNLIQFLQASMEEAPLLQEAILAKINEFIERQGAREEAITILPIDIAEIMGRQDIITLIKNNEERHQPYAFFSRKDSYAVESIASQLAP comes from the coding sequence ATGAGTGACCTCTTTTATTGGCGAGAAGTTTTTGGTGAAGCGAGTTTATTATCCACGTTTGAGAGAGAGATAAAACAGCTTCTAGAGGGTGACTATAAGAGTCTTAAGCTGGAAAAACTTCATGGTATTTCCGGCGTTTCCATCTACAGTATTCGGGTCAATAGAGAGACACGCCTGTTATTTGCGCCGTATAACGAGCGATTGTATTTGCTCGATCCCGTCTACAAGCACGAGTATGCGAAAAATCGCTACTTAAGAAATCCTAGCTTATTAAAAACCCTCTTCAGCAAGCTTGATACTTCCATTGACATTCCGTTGGAAAAATTAACACTGGAGGCATGCAGTCCTGCCGAAAATGAAGCGCTGGAAAAGCAATTGTCCAGCAGCAAAGAAAAAAGTCGCCTGATTGCCCTGGATTACTACAAAGAAAATTTCATTCGCTTAAGTACACCACAAGAGCAAGCCTTGCAGGCCAAATTGCCTGCATTGGTCTATGGTCCCGCGGGTTCGGGTAAAACTTGTGTGGCTTTTTTGGCGCTGGCTGATTACCTCAAGCGTATGAATCAGCAAGAGTCGAGGCCTATTCTCTATGTTAGCCGTTCTGCATTGCTGGTTGCACAGATGAAAGCACAGTGGGAGAGTAACGCTGAAGAAAAGCGACGTGATAGTGTTGTCTTTCTGACCTATGAGGAATTATTTAAGAAGCATTGTGCAGAAAAAGGAAAACCTCTGGCAGATATCTCTTTGTTTAACGATTGGCTCACCAAGACTCTCAAGCAGGCCCAGTTTAAAACATTGGCTGGCTCACTGACTGCGGAAGAAATCTGGCGTGAGTTTAGAATTCGTTCAGGTTACACGCCAGAGGACTACATCCAATTAGGCACACGCCAAAGCAGTGTCAATGAAGAACAACGCCAGTTGATTTGCCAACTCTACACTACATTTCTCGCGGCTTATCTCACCAGCGAGCTTACTCCCATTGCCACCGCCAAGTCTTACCCCATGGTGCTGGTGGATGAAGCACAAGACCTTTCTTTCGCGCAACTGTATAGTCTTTATCAATTGGCTGACGAGAACAATATCGCTTATTTTTTAGGTGACCACCAGATTCTCTTCGATGGCAAATCCCGACTACCCTTTCTGCGCCAGTTATTTCATAAAGCACAACAGCCGTTTAGCGAATATCAATTAGCAGCAAGCTACCGTTGCTCCAGGCTCGTTGTGAAGGTCACCAATGCACTCATTCAACTCAAATATCAGGCCACCGGTGGTGCTGCTGATAAAGTCGAGCTGGGACAGATTACCTCGGCCAAAGAAGACAACGACCGTGGAGAACTCCTTTGGCTTGATACTAACAGCGAGGAATTAAAGGCACTGCAACAGGAAGCGCTCAGCAATGCCAGATTTGCCGTGGTTGCTTTCCCTGAGTTTATTAAGGAAGCAAGAGAAACCTTTAAAACGCCTTTAGTCTTCACCCCTGAGCAAATCAAAGGGTTGGAATATGACACCATCCTTTTCTGGCGTCCCCTCGATGGTAAAGACAGCGCTGCTGCTTGTGCCAAACTGAAAGAGAAGAAAGGCACGGTCAATACCACAAGTCATCTCCCTAAAGCAGGGGAAGGGGATGACTCTTGCCTTCCTTATTTTAACGGCTTCATTACCGGCGTTACGCGTGCTGAGCGAAGAGTTGTCTTCGCTCAAAACAAGACACATCGTAACGAGCCGCTGTACCATGCCTTAAATCCTGCGTTTATCAATGAAAATCAACAAGCTACACCACCCCAAAATACCCCCATACCCCAATCAACCACCCAAGACTGGGAAAACGAGGCGCGAAAATTAGTACTGCAGGGCAATGAAACCCAGGCTTGCAATATCTTTCAGAACAAACTCGGTCGTACGCAAGAAGAGTTTAGAGCATTTCAAAAAACGACCATGCCATTTTTAAATCTGAAACCTGCAGAGGTGATAGAAAAGAAACCAGTTTTTAAGGAACAGGCTAAGGCGCCCAAGAAGAAAGAGGAAAGAAAGATTTCAAAGGCTCAACCCCCTAAAACCACGAGTACAACACTACCATACTCCCCGTTGATAGCAAAGCCAACTGATGCATCTGAAAAAGCACGGCAGGAATTAATGGCAGATTTCTCAGAAAAGCGATTAAGTATTGTGCTATCAATTTTTCCTATAGAAACTCTGCTACTTCAGACCTCAGCAACGAACGAGATTCCGTTGTTATACTTTATTCTGAGTGACATGAACCATGCAAAACTGTTTATTAAAGTCATTGTAAATACTTATGCAATTTTAAAAAAACTCACTCCACCTGTTAGAAGGTTAATTATCGGTATTTGCACCCAACCACATATGGTATTAAGCAAAGAACTTCGGGGACTTTTTAATAAATTAAATACAGTTCTTGAGAAGCTGGTTCCGCAGATGAAGACTATAGCCGAGACGCCATCCTTGGCTCATGTCGCAGTACTTGCTGACAGTATTGACCATCTTGTTCTTTTGTATCAATTAGGAGCAGATTTTAATATTGCGCATGGAGAAGGTCAAACTCCCCTCAGTATGGCTGTTCATTGTGAGAGGGACGAAGCAATGATTAACTTGCTTTTAAAATATGGCGCTGACCCTAATAAGCTAGCCGATGGTGAGACTTCGCTTCACTCTGCTACAATGAGTGGTTCTTACGAGACAGTAAAGATGCTTCTCAAATATAAAGCTGATCCTAATAAAATCAATGCTAAGGGACATGCTGCTCTTCATTTGGCGCTGGCTGCAAATCGTATTAAGATTGCTGAGGAACTTCTTGAAAATGGCGCTGATCCCAATCAAAAAGCCACCAATGGACTAACTCCTGCCTTTGTCGCCACCAATCAAGGTTGTATCGAAATCATCAAGAAGCTTCATCAAAAGGGCGCAAATCTGAATGAAACTGTTAAAAATGCCAACTGCGCCTATCTCGCTATTCTAAAGGGCCATCTAGAGATGATTAAAATCTTACACTCACTGGGAGTGGCCTTAGATTATAAGCTTGTTGATGCTTCTACCCCAGCCCATTTTGCAGTGAGCAAAGGGAATATTGAGGTTATTCAATGGCTGTTAAACCATATTAATTTTAGAATTCCGTGGACAGTGAGTAAGGACAATTTAATACAATTCTTACAAGCGTCTATGGAAGAAGCTCCTCTTCTGCAAGAAGCTATTTTAGCAAAGATCAATGAGTTTATAGAGCGTCAAGGAGCGCGGGAAGAGGCCATTACTATTTTACCGATAGACATTGCTGAAATTATGGGTCGTCAAGATATTATTACTCTTATAAAAAACAATGAAGAGCGACATCAGCCTTATGCTTTCTTCTCTCGCAAGGATTCTTATGCAGTGGAGTCCATTGCCTCACAGTTAGCGCCCTAG
- a CDS encoding ParD-like family protein: protein MAQSVRLSDTLVKQAKAVGEVMSRSGAGQIEHWAKIGRIAEENPDLSYEFIRDSLLAKAEIDNGLVDDYEFDH from the coding sequence ATGGCTCAATCGGTAAGATTATCAGATACATTAGTGAAACAAGCCAAAGCAGTTGGTGAAGTAATGTCTCGCTCTGGGGCAGGACAAATTGAACATTGGGCAAAAATAGGGAGAATCGCAGAAGAAAATCCTGATTTATCTTATGAGTTTATTAGAGATAGTTTACTGGCAAAAGCAGAAATAGATAATGGCTTAGTGGATGATTATGAATTTGATCATTAA
- a CDS encoding GIN domain-containing protein: MLRRLFLLIFISLLGISCTKSVTIIPPPAKKVLQHRQLPAFNQVTVEGNVNVSLHTGYAHPKLILHGDPTDLLQVKTVVTGSSLLISVGKGYPRCGPITAEIRGRYLNAFNYRGAGTITGNNLRSGLLDLSIDNPGRTTLGGKIFLRKLTVSGGGYTQISGISSQNLQLAIADKSRVQLSGMVNITRLNLDSDAWLALYWVKSNALIVRARGHSFVQLSGVVGKLDVELWEQAQFKGRYLRAGRAFVKTHDKAIAELSAVRRQHTLATDASDIYFYNIPTMRTDFMAFNGAVLDMRDWDLYDMQEYDRYNK, translated from the coding sequence ATGTTGAGGCGGCTTTTCTTATTGATTTTCATCAGCTTATTGGGCATAAGTTGCACCAAGTCTGTAACTATTATTCCGCCACCGGCTAAAAAAGTTTTGCAGCATCGTCAATTACCAGCCTTTAATCAGGTAACTGTTGAAGGAAATGTCAACGTAAGCCTTCATACGGGTTATGCGCATCCTAAGCTCATTCTTCATGGTGATCCAACGGATTTATTACAAGTAAAAACAGTAGTGACTGGTAGTAGCCTGTTGATTTCAGTTGGAAAGGGTTATCCTCGCTGCGGGCCGATTACGGCAGAAATACGTGGACGTTATTTAAATGCGTTTAATTACCGTGGAGCAGGTACTATCACAGGTAATAATCTGCGTTCAGGGTTATTGGATTTGTCCATTGACAATCCAGGCCGTACCACCCTGGGTGGAAAAATTTTCTTAAGAAAATTAACTGTAAGTGGCGGTGGCTATACTCAAATTAGTGGGATTTCCAGTCAAAATTTGCAATTAGCCATCGCAGACAAAAGCAGAGTACAATTATCGGGTATGGTAAATATCACCCGGCTTAATTTAGACAGTGATGCTTGGTTAGCGTTGTATTGGGTAAAAAGTAATGCTTTGATTGTACGTGCAAGAGGCCACTCTTTTGTACAACTCAGCGGTGTTGTCGGTAAACTCGATGTAGAATTGTGGGAGCAAGCGCAGTTTAAGGGACGCTATTTGCGTGCAGGTCGTGCTTTCGTTAAAACTCATGATAAAGCCATCGCCGAACTATCCGCTGTCAGGAGACAACATACTCTTGCTACGGATGCTAGCGATATTTATTTTTATAATATACCGACCATGAGAACGGATTTCATGGCCTTCAATGGTGCTGTGCTTGATATGCGCGATTGGGATTTATACGATATGCAGGAATATGATCGCTACAATAAGTAA
- a CDS encoding alpha/beta hydrolase yields MNIDDFRAMRRGIPLFALDKKDVALMAPIERRNGEKKRALLLLHGFTSTPAVFRVMLPSLTFYDAILCPVLPGHADTLKAFAEVKAEAWLKTAEQSCELMLNEFEQVDVLGLSLGGILACHLSNQFKLHHLYLLAPALDLRLPLEHTLKLAKFLTCLGFQEVRGLSGDLFTNQHCEIAYRKLPLAAIIEIFNLIKQLSFNVPDCPTDVFLGCHDKVVSSWRVAARFANKDNVRIHWLSNSAHVIPLDGDIEQIIACMKEHLQ; encoded by the coding sequence ATGAATATTGATGATTTTCGCGCCATGAGACGAGGCATCCCGCTTTTTGCGCTTGATAAAAAAGATGTAGCACTTATGGCTCCCATTGAACGTCGCAATGGAGAAAAAAAGAGAGCCTTACTTTTATTACATGGATTTACTTCCACACCCGCTGTTTTTCGCGTAATGCTGCCCTCTCTGACCTTTTATGATGCAATCCTATGTCCTGTATTGCCTGGACATGCAGATACGCTTAAAGCGTTTGCTGAAGTTAAAGCGGAAGCCTGGCTTAAGACTGCAGAGCAATCCTGTGAGCTTATGCTTAATGAGTTTGAACAAGTCGATGTTTTGGGACTCTCTTTAGGAGGAATACTTGCTTGTCATTTAAGTAATCAGTTTAAATTGCATCATCTTTACTTGCTGGCACCCGCTCTTGATTTGCGTCTTCCATTAGAACACACCTTGAAATTAGCCAAATTTTTAACGTGCCTTGGGTTTCAGGAGGTGCGTGGACTTTCCGGAGATTTATTTACCAATCAACATTGTGAAATTGCCTACCGAAAATTGCCATTGGCAGCGATTATTGAAATTTTTAATTTAATTAAACAGCTTTCATTTAATGTACCCGATTGTCCAACGGATGTATTTCTAGGTTGTCATGATAAAGTAGTCTCTTCATGGCGAGTAGCTGCTCGCTTTGCTAATAAAGACAATGTTAGGATTCATTGGCTTAGCAATTCAGCGCATGTCATCCCTCTGGATGGAGATATTGAACAGATCATTGCTTGCATGAAAGAACATTTACAGTAA
- a CDS encoding ribonuclease T2 family protein, which translates to MIKLLNVLAIIFPLIAFSSVSVNGNFAATKYCPAYLSKNKKNNPDNLMVIPSQNYPIREINRPVNPDWLRIELSNAAHSLRWVSTECGTYYVDANGKTSCEQSPGLADSYVLALSWQPGFCQTYGYEAGKPECFKLPADSYQATHLVLHGLWPNQQICGESYGFCGVEAKKHHCDYPAISLSKEVSQDLQQFMPSYAAGSCLERHEWNKHGSCQVLSSDAYFALAIRLNREANQTSLGQFLHEHVGETVKREQLRTMVRESFGENAAYKIFLGCKNGILVDIFIQLPALIPQTDSLQTLVNKAPDFERAEGCPGNLMISDFNI; encoded by the coding sequence ATGATAAAATTATTAAATGTGTTAGCGATTATTTTTCCGCTGATTGCCTTTTCTTCTGTAAGTGTTAATGGGAATTTTGCGGCTACTAAATATTGCCCGGCTTACCTCTCTAAGAATAAAAAAAATAACCCTGATAATTTAATGGTAATTCCTTCACAAAATTACCCTATCCGTGAAATTAATCGTCCGGTAAACCCAGACTGGTTGCGCATTGAATTGTCAAATGCGGCACATTCTTTACGTTGGGTAAGTACTGAATGTGGTACTTACTACGTTGATGCGAATGGCAAAACTTCCTGTGAGCAAAGTCCTGGACTTGCCGATTCTTACGTATTGGCATTGAGCTGGCAGCCTGGATTCTGTCAAACTTATGGTTATGAAGCCGGAAAGCCGGAATGTTTCAAATTGCCTGCTGACTCTTATCAAGCCACTCATTTAGTATTGCACGGCTTATGGCCTAATCAGCAAATTTGCGGTGAGAGCTATGGATTTTGTGGTGTAGAAGCAAAAAAACATCACTGTGATTACCCGGCAATTAGTTTAAGCAAAGAGGTATCACAGGATTTACAACAATTTATGCCCAGCTATGCTGCTGGTAGTTGCCTTGAGCGGCATGAGTGGAATAAGCATGGAAGTTGTCAAGTTCTTTCCAGTGATGCCTATTTTGCACTGGCCATACGCTTAAACCGAGAGGCTAATCAAACTTCTCTCGGGCAATTTCTTCATGAGCATGTTGGGGAAACAGTCAAGAGAGAGCAACTACGGACCATGGTTCGTGAGTCGTTTGGAGAAAATGCTGCGTATAAAATTTTTTTGGGATGTAAAAATGGCATACTCGTCGATATTTTTATTCAATTACCTGCTCTAATCCCGCAAACTGACTCTTTACAAACACTGGTCAATAAAGCACCTGATTTTGAACGCGCCGAGGGTTGTCCGGGAAACCTAATGATTTCGGATTTTAACATTTAG
- a CDS encoding type II toxin-antitoxin system RelE/ParE family toxin, with protein sequence MNLIIKQSNSFKKTVKKLPKQYKVILDDEVRKLVSNPEIGERKKGDLDFLRVHKFKFSNQEVLLGYMYQESELVLTLLKLRAHENFYRDIKNTF encoded by the coding sequence ATGAATTTGATCATTAAGCAATCCAACTCATTTAAGAAAACCGTGAAGAAACTGCCTAAACAATATAAAGTAATTCTTGATGATGAAGTCAGGAAATTAGTTAGCAATCCAGAAATAGGTGAACGTAAAAAAGGCGATTTGGATTTTTTAAGAGTTCATAAATTCAAATTTTCAAATCAGGAAGTGTTATTAGGCTACATGTATCAAGAAAGTGAGCTCGTATTAACGTTACTTAAATTAAGAGCTCATGAAAATTTTTACCGTGATATCAAAAACACCTTCTAA
- a CDS encoding HigA family addiction module antitoxin yields MKMHYGLCIHRAPTPPGEIFIEEFLKPMNLTVKGFSIHTGWTYAKLNEIVHGRRGITPEIALDLADALNMEPEFWLNLQIDWIYGMLSRKHKTIVKNSALSLIHELRT; encoded by the coding sequence ATGAAAATGCATTATGGCTTATGCATACATAGAGCACCTACTCCTCCAGGTGAAATATTTATAGAAGAATTTCTTAAGCCAATGAACTTAACAGTGAAAGGGTTTTCCATTCACACAGGCTGGACTTACGCAAAACTCAATGAAATTGTGCACGGTAGAAGAGGAATTACACCTGAAATAGCTTTGGATCTAGCAGATGCATTGAATATGGAGCCTGAGTTTTGGCTTAACCTACAAATAGACTGGATTTATGGCATGCTAAGCAGAAAACATAAAACAATCGTAAAAAATTCAGCTCTTAGTCTGATTCATGAATTGAGAACGTAA
- a CDS encoding BaiN/RdsA family NAD(P)/FAD-dependent oxidoreductase: MKNPDVIIIGAGAAGLMCAIEAGKRGRRVLVIDHANKVGKKILMSGGGRCNFTNYSVEPHHYLSANPHFCKSALKRYTSFDFITLVRKHRIPFHEKSHGQLFCDNKASDIVGMLLTCCSAVNVAIRLNTVINRIDKTEKGFSLDLNSGERIASASLVVATGGLSIPTMGASPFGYQLATQFGLAVLPTRAGLVPFTLQPEDKERLSPLSGISLPCQVSCNNQRFTLDMLFTHRGLSGPAMLQISSYWQPGDPLTIDLDVNNDWALSLPKRKRLGPKIRLKQCLEEALPKRVVTTFFNEEGLDSELQTFSDKQLQKIGESFKQWRIKPNGTEGYRTAEVTLGGVDTRAISSQTMQVKEIPELYFIGEVLDVTGWLGGYNFQWAWSSGWAAGQVV; encoded by the coding sequence ATGAAAAATCCTGATGTAATCATTATTGGTGCAGGTGCTGCCGGGTTGATGTGTGCAATAGAAGCAGGCAAACGTGGTAGACGAGTATTAGTTATTGATCATGCCAACAAAGTTGGCAAAAAAATTTTGATGTCAGGAGGTGGACGTTGTAATTTCACCAACTATTCTGTGGAACCGCATCATTATCTTTCAGCAAATCCACATTTTTGCAAGTCGGCACTCAAACGTTATACCTCGTTCGATTTTATCACTCTCGTCAGAAAACATCGCATTCCTTTTCATGAGAAGTCTCACGGTCAATTGTTTTGTGACAATAAGGCCTCTGATATTGTTGGCATGCTGCTGACTTGTTGTTCGGCGGTAAATGTCGCGATTCGTCTTAATACTGTTATTAACCGTATTGATAAAACGGAGAAAGGTTTTTCATTAGACTTAAATAGTGGAGAACGTATTGCCTCAGCTTCTCTAGTGGTTGCTACGGGGGGATTGTCTATTCCAACCATGGGGGCTTCTCCTTTTGGCTATCAACTTGCGACACAATTTGGTTTGGCTGTTTTACCAACTCGTGCGGGCTTGGTTCCTTTTACCTTGCAACCAGAAGATAAAGAGCGCTTAAGTCCTCTTTCTGGTATTTCTCTTCCCTGTCAAGTTAGTTGCAATAACCAACGTTTTACCTTGGACATGCTTTTTACTCATCGCGGCTTAAGTGGACCCGCCATGTTACAAATTTCTTCTTATTGGCAACCGGGTGATCCGCTAACTATTGATTTGGATGTTAATAATGACTGGGCACTCTCTTTACCCAAGCGTAAACGATTAGGTCCAAAAATTCGATTAAAGCAATGTCTCGAAGAAGCATTGCCCAAAAGAGTCGTCACCACATTTTTTAATGAGGAGGGTTTAGATTCTGAATTGCAAACTTTCTCTGACAAGCAGTTGCAAAAAATAGGTGAAAGCTTTAAACAATGGCGTATCAAACCCAATGGAACGGAAGGCTATCGCACCGCTGAGGTAACTTTAGGGGGAGTTGATACACGCGCTATCTCATCACAAACCATGCAAGTGAAAGAAATCCCTGAGCTCTATTTTATAGGTGAAGTTCTTGATGTGACAGGCTGGTTGGGAGGCTATAATTTTCAATGGGCCTGGTCATCGGGCTGGGCTGCAGGTCAGGTAGTGTAA
- a CDS encoding alpha/beta hydrolase family protein codes for MQRIMANILFPTIKRDWYAYKGYKTFEEYAESMFSKKAIDNNPIKKGWENIKAERNFVMSQDVRGNFCKLDSISLSPINKNNKLPGAGKHILNFLGSQQFYEGFVPSMIKQQIKSGATIHAFNYPGMYSSSGEVLEFNDLVNSGIAMVNDLLQKGIKPDDIILQGNCMGAAVAEAVATQFRAQNVQLRVVNSNSFKSMKINYS; via the coding sequence ATGCAACGGATTATGGCAAATATTCTATTTCCCACGATAAAACGAGATTGGTACGCCTATAAAGGTTATAAAACCTTTGAAGAATATGCCGAAAGTATGTTTTCAAAAAAAGCTATTGATAATAATCCAATAAAGAAAGGCTGGGAAAATATTAAAGCTGAACGTAATTTTGTTATGAGTCAGGATGTAAGAGGAAATTTTTGCAAATTGGATAGTATTAGCTTGTCTCCTATAAATAAAAATAACAAGCTTCCTGGGGCTGGAAAACACATTCTTAATTTCCTTGGAAGTCAGCAGTTTTACGAGGGATTTGTTCCCAGCATGATAAAACAACAAATAAAATCTGGAGCCACCATTCATGCGTTTAACTATCCAGGAATGTATAGCAGTAGCGGAGAAGTTTTAGAGTTTAATGATTTGGTGAATTCAGGTATTGCCATGGTAAATGATTTACTGCAAAAAGGTATAAAACCTGACGATATCATACTTCAAGGCAATTGCATGGGGGCTGCAGTTGCAGAGGCGGTTGCTACCCAATTTAGGGCGCAGAATGTTCAACTACGAGTTGTAAATAGTAACAGTTTTAAATCTATGAAAATCAATTATTCTTGA
- a CDS encoding cold-shock protein, with protein sequence MSDKETGHVKWFNDDKGYGFISRDNGQDDVFVHFRAIVSEAGRKTLREGQRVAFSVTKGPKGLQAEEVTAI encoded by the coding sequence ATGTCTGATAAAGAAACAGGCCACGTTAAGTGGTTTAATGATGATAAAGGTTACGGATTCATCAGCCGTGATAATGGTCAAGATGATGTCTTTGTGCATTTTCGTGCGATCGTTAGCGAGGCAGGCCGCAAAACTCTAAGAGAAGGTCAGCGCGTAGCATTCTCAGTAACCAAGGGCCCTAAAGGTTTGCAAGCGGAAGAGGTAACTGCCATTTAA